From the genome of Silurus meridionalis isolate SWU-2019-XX chromosome 12, ASM1480568v1, whole genome shotgun sequence, one region includes:
- the sfrp2l gene encoding LOW QUALITY PROTEIN: secreted frizzled-related protein 2-like (The sequence of the model RefSeq protein was modified relative to this genomic sequence to represent the inferred CDS: inserted 1 base in 1 codon), producing the protein MDTRLVLFLATLLGFCTCKSQDILLDEVTADVVSDFVTSVEFGSARSVCRPVPSAMTLCRGLGYGHMRLPTLLGHESAREAQQQSGAWLPLVHKRCHRDITRFLCSLFAPXCLPELDHPVRPCRRLCENVRNACAPVMNAFGFSWPHAFNCSHFPGLNSTLCVPGSDATSRDVIDVLQGNVLCDACRPESDAEHEIEENFCRSQFAFRLQIGSSSLEGLDLRVEPQGQSRVLRWEGGEQEQQVAMQQSALWLRDAGNCSCQALDGRSFGPLLALGDLKDGRIVLSRLVKWPHRERELKKFIRKLSKKPC; encoded by the exons ATGGACACACGGTTGGTGCTTTTCCTCGCGACGCTTCTCGGCTTTTGCACGTGTAAATCGCAGGATATTTTATTAGACGAAGTTACTGCAGACGTGGTCTCCGACTTTGTCACGTCGGTGGAGTTCGGGAGCGCGCGCTCCGTGTGCCGGCCGGTACCGAGTGCCATGACTCTCTGCCGTGGGCTCGGGTATGGGCACATGCGGCTTCCCACGCTGCTGGGCCACGAGAGCGCGCGAGAAGCGCAACAACAGTCCGGCGCGTGGTTGCCTCTGGTCCATAAACGCTGTCACAGAGATATCACCCGATTCCTGTGCTCGCTCTTCGCCC CGTGCCTACCGGAGCTCGACCATCCCGTGCGCCCGTGCAGGAGACTATGCGAGAACGTGCGCAATGCGTGCGCGCCTGTTATGAACGCTTTCGGGTTCTCGTGGCCGCACGCGTTTAACTGTAGCCACTTCCCGGGACTGAATTCGACGCTGTGTGTTCCGGGAAGTGACGCCACCAGCCGGGATGTTATTGACGTCCTCCAAG GTAACGTGTTGTGTGACGCCTGCAGACCAGAATCTGATGCAGAGCATGAGATTGAGGAAAACTTCTGCAGAAGTCAGTTTG CATTCAGGCTTCAGATTGGATCCTCTTCCTTGGAGGGTTTGGACCTACGAGTGGAGCCTCAGGGGCAGAGTCGGGTCCTGCGTTGGGAAGGTGGAGAGCAGGAGCAGCAGGTGGCGATGCAGCAGAGCGCCCTCTGGCTGAGAGATGCTGGTAACTGCTCATGTCAGGCACTAGATGGGCGGAGCTTCGGTCCACTTCTGGCTTTAGGGGACTTGAAGGACGGACGCATTGTTTTATCCCGACTCGTAAAATGGCCTCATCGTGAGAGAGAGCTGAAGAAGTTCATTAGAAAACTGAGCAAAAAGCCATGCTAG
- the LOC124394975 gene encoding sarcolipin, with protein sequence MDRSVQELFLNFMIVLITVLLMWLLVRSYQEA encoded by the coding sequence ATGGACCGATCCGTACAGGAGCTGTTTCTGAACTTCATGATCGTGCTGATCACAGTTCTGCTCATGTGGCTGCTCGTCAGATCCTATCAGGAAGCATGA
- the kbtbd3 gene encoding kelch repeat and BTB domain-containing protein 3 yields MLMDEKCVLSPVLPLSEQHSVLLVCEGHGDHILSVLRTFRSKGMLFDFYIHVEDEILPCHRCVLAACSDFFRVMFEVNMLERDGDSVTLSNLSSQAVHSFLDFAYMGQMEILDENVDMLFQLASFLQVSALFQACSDFFIQTLNASNCLHLLAIAEGYGSSRLLHHATKFVVANFHALSSSPEFLEMPAGILKHCLASDSLSVPDEESALRSLILWTQHDLQLRCTLLHDLFSHIRLHHLPPARLQELLQSEALIINSGECSRAVMKALSQVIEFSGLFPDARQSTLSSYIYVHKTEENGETCHTFCYNIAANQWHQLPTSELTDLPGSSITSFGEKLFVTGGCRGKCCRTVRLHIAEPEHKATREAWCYCPVTGKLREIQAMQCPRTMHVSVSTTQHIYVIGGKTHGLGGLLDVECYDPLGNKWKFVSPLPRPIYFPEAAVCGTIIYTLGSELETSDAFNPSLDCFFRYDAKANQWCQLVAEFGQFFHATLAKAVSIKTTLYLCDLSTYKVYSFCPETCVWKNEGSFECAGFNAGAVGVQEKIYILGGDYSPDEITDEVQVYDSTQSKCQEVASMPCALTEFHCQLISFNHFRDPWRSEPAELQ; encoded by the exons ATGCTGATGgatgaaaagtgtgtgttaaGCCCAGTCCTGCCGCTCTCAGAGCAGCACTCAGTGCTGCTGGTGTGTGAAGGTCATGGTGATCATATCCTCAGCGTTCTACGCACATTTCGTAGCAAAGGCATGCTCTTTGACTTCTACATTCACGTCGAGGATGAGATCCTGCCATGCCATCGCTGTGTCCTTGCTGCTTGCAGTGACTTCTTTAG GGTAATGTTTGAGGTGAACATGCTGGAGCGTGATGGTGACTCGGTCACACTGAGTAATCTCTCCTCGCAGGCTGTACACAGTTTCCTGGACTTTGCTTACATGGGCCAGATGGAAATCCTGGATGAAAATGTCGATATGCTTTTCCAGCTGGCGTCTTTTCTACAG gTGAGTGCACTCTTCCAGGCCTGCAGTGATTTCTTTATCCAGACACTTAATGCCTCTAACTGCCTTCATCTGTTGGCCATTGCTGAGGGATATGGCTCGTCCCGACTTTTGCACCATGCTACCAAGTTTGTGGTGGCCAACTTCCATGCACTTTCCTCAAGTCCAGAATTCCTGGAAATGCCTGCAGGGATCCTCAAACACTGCTTGGCCTCAGATTCACTCAGTGTGCCAGACGAAGAAAGTGCACTGCGATCCCTGATTCTGTGGACTCAGCATGACCTGCAATTGCGATGCACTTTACTTCATGATCTCTTCTCACACATCCGCCTGCACCACCTTCCCCCTGCCAGGCTGCAGGAGCTGCTTCAGTCTGAAGCACTGATAATTAATAGTGGTGAGTGTTCCAGAGCAGTGATGAAAGCATTGTCACAAGTAATAGAATTCAGTGGCCTATTTCCAGACGCCCGTCAATCTACACTATCCAGCTACATCTATGTTCacaaaacagaagaaaatggTGAGACATGCCACACGTTCTGCTACAATATAGCAGCCAACCAGTGGCACCAGCTGCCAACCTCTGAGCTTACTGACCTCCCTGGTTCTTCCATTACAAGTTTCGGAGAGAAGCTGTTTGTCACTGGAGGATGTCGAGGCAAATGTTGCAGAACGGTGAGGCTTCACATTGCCGAGCCTGAGCACAAGGCTACAAGGGAAGCATGGTGCTACTGTCCTGTCACTGGAAAACTTAGAGAAATTCAGGCCATGCAATGCCCACGAACCATGCATGTCTCTGTGTCCACAACTCAACACATTTATGTTATTGGGGGTAAAACTCATGGGTTGGGCGGTCTCCTAGATGTGGAGTGCTATGACCCTCTAGGGAACAAGTGGAAGTTTGTGAGTCCATTACCACGCCCGATCTACTTCCCAGAGGCAGCAGTGTGTGGTACCATCATCTACACTCTAGGCTCAGAGCTGGAAACGTCTGATGCCTTCAACCCATCACTGGACTGTTTTTTCCGCTATGATGCCAAAGCTAATCAGTGGTGCCAGTTGGTAGCAGAGTTTGGGCAGTTCTTTCATGCCACACTTGCCAAAGCTGTGTCTATTAAGACAACACTCTACCTGTGTGATCTGTCCACGTATAAGGTATACAGTTTCTGTCCAGAGACCTGTGTGTGGAAGAACGAGGGCTCTTTTGAGTGTGCCGGATTTAATGCAGGTGCCGTAGGAGTGCAGGAAAAAATCTACATACTAGGAGGGGATTATTCTCCTGATGAGATCACAGATGAGGTGCAGGTATATGACAGCACACAGAGTAAGTGTCAGGAGGTGGCGTCGATGCCATGCGCATTAACAGAGTTTCACTGCCAGCTGATCAGCTTTAATCATTTCCGAGATCCATGGAGATCTGAACCTGCTGAGCTACAATAA